One genomic window of Vibrio rhizosphaerae includes the following:
- the lpxA gene encoding acyl-ACP--UDP-N-acetylglucosamine O-acyltransferase, translating to MIHETAQIHPTAVVEDGALIGANVKIGPFCYVEGSVEIGDGTELLSHVVVKGATKIGQDNRIFQFASIGEACQDLKYKGEETQLVIGDRNTIRESVTMHRGTVQDQGITRVGSDNLFMINAHVAHDCIVGDRCIFANNATLAGHVTVGNYAIVGGMCAIHQFCHIGEHVMLGGGSIVVQDVPPYVTAQGNHCSPFGINIEGLKRRGFEKADIHAIRRAYKLLYRSGLKLDEAKAEIAKEAESSAAVQVFLDFLVHSERGIIR from the coding sequence ATGATTCATGAAACAGCTCAGATCCACCCTACAGCAGTCGTTGAAGACGGTGCTCTGATCGGTGCGAATGTAAAAATTGGTCCGTTTTGTTATGTTGAAGGCAGTGTGGAAATCGGTGACGGAACTGAGTTACTGTCCCATGTTGTCGTGAAAGGCGCAACGAAAATTGGCCAAGATAACCGTATTTTTCAGTTTGCTTCGATTGGTGAAGCTTGTCAGGATTTGAAATATAAAGGCGAAGAGACGCAACTGGTCATTGGTGATCGCAACACGATTCGTGAAAGTGTCACCATGCATCGGGGGACCGTGCAGGATCAGGGTATTACACGGGTTGGAAGCGATAATCTGTTTATGATTAATGCACACGTTGCCCATGATTGTATTGTCGGTGACCGATGTATTTTTGCTAATAATGCGACGCTTGCCGGGCATGTTACCGTAGGAAACTACGCGATTGTTGGCGGGATGTGTGCCATCCACCAGTTTTGCCACATTGGTGAACATGTGATGTTAGGCGGTGGTTCAATTGTTGTACAAGATGTGCCACCTTATGTGACGGCACAGGGAAACCATTGTTCTCCCTTCGGTATTAATATTGAAGGCCTCAAGCGACGCGGATTTGAAAAGGCTGATATCCATGCGATTCGTCGTGCTTATAAGCTGTTATATCGCAGTGGTCTGAAACTGGACGAAGCAAAGGCGGAAATTGCAAAAGAAGCAGAGTCAAGCGCTGCCGTTCAGGTTTTTCTGGATTTTCTGGTGCACTCTGAACGCGGTATTATCCGTTGA
- the rnhB gene encoding ribonuclease HII — protein sequence MANTEFPPFEYPKGYQRFAGVDEVGRGPLVGDVVTAAVILDPNRPIVGLTDSKKLSEKKRLALFSEIQDKAIAWAVGRCSPAEIDHLNILQATMVAMQRAVDALSVAADFVLVDGNRVPSLEVPAIAVVKGDLRVTEISAASIVAKVTRDQEMLLLDQQHPHYGFAQHKGYPTKAHLEAIEHYGVIDAHRRSFKPVRRILDLNR from the coding sequence ATGGCAAATACTGAATTCCCTCCTTTTGAATACCCGAAGGGTTACCAGCGCTTCGCGGGCGTTGATGAGGTTGGCCGTGGGCCTCTGGTTGGTGATGTGGTCACTGCTGCGGTGATTTTGGACCCGAATCGGCCCATTGTAGGATTAACGGACTCAAAAAAATTGTCGGAAAAGAAACGACTGGCATTGTTTTCTGAAATTCAGGACAAGGCTATTGCATGGGCCGTCGGTCGTTGTTCGCCAGCAGAAATTGATCATCTGAATATTTTACAGGCAACGATGGTTGCGATGCAGCGGGCCGTTGATGCGCTGTCTGTTGCAGCAGACTTTGTTCTGGTGGATGGTAATCGAGTACCGTCACTGGAAGTTCCTGCGATTGCGGTTGTGAAAGGTGATTTGCGAGTGACAGAAATTAGTGCCGCATCGATTGTCGCGAAGGTGACCCGGGATCAGGAAATGCTGTTATTGGATCAGCAACATCCGCATTATGGATTTGCACAGCACAAAGGTTACCCGACTAAAGCACATCTGGAAGCGATTGAACATTACGGTGTCATTGATGCACATCGCAGAAGTTTCAAGCCTGTACGGCGTATTTTGGACTTAAACCGATAA
- the lpxB gene encoding lipid-A-disaccharide synthase yields the protein MLNKSKPLKIGIVAGELSGDTLGEGLIKAIREQYPDAHFVGIGGPKMKALGCESLFDMEELAVMGLAEVLGRLPRLFKIKAQLVDYFKAAELDVFIGIDAPDFNLRLERNLKDAGITTVHYVSPSVWAWRQKRIYKIAQATNLVLAFLPFEKAFYDRFNVPCEFIGHTLADAIPLVSDKHEARKTLGLETDRQWLAVLPGSRGSELKMLCRPFIETCQKLHQRYPDLGFVIALVNDKRRAQFEAAWQEFAPELDFKLIDGTARTVITAADAVLLASGTVALECMLVNRPMVVGYRFNAVTNFLAKRLVKTKYVSLPNILADEEIVKELLLDQCTVENLYREVCALFDGDNHLMQSKFTEIHQLIRKNADKQAANAVLNLIER from the coding sequence ATGTTGAATAAAAGTAAGCCGCTCAAAATTGGCATCGTTGCTGGAGAGTTGTCTGGCGATACGCTGGGTGAAGGCTTGATCAAAGCCATTCGGGAACAATACCCTGATGCTCATTTTGTCGGGATCGGTGGTCCGAAAATGAAGGCGTTAGGCTGTGAGTCTTTATTTGATATGGAAGAACTGGCAGTCATGGGATTAGCCGAGGTTCTGGGACGACTGCCGCGCCTGTTCAAGATTAAAGCTCAACTCGTAGATTACTTCAAAGCCGCGGAACTTGACGTGTTTATTGGTATTGATGCACCGGATTTCAATTTGCGCTTAGAGCGTAATTTGAAAGATGCCGGGATCACCACCGTGCATTATGTCAGTCCATCTGTCTGGGCATGGCGACAAAAACGCATTTATAAGATTGCTCAGGCTACCAATCTGGTATTAGCATTTCTTCCGTTTGAGAAGGCTTTTTATGATCGGTTTAACGTGCCTTGTGAATTTATCGGGCATACCTTAGCCGATGCGATTCCTCTGGTTTCGGATAAGCATGAGGCCCGGAAAACTTTGGGGCTGGAGACTGACAGACAATGGTTGGCCGTGCTTCCCGGCAGTCGAGGCAGCGAACTGAAAATGTTATGCCGTCCTTTTATTGAGACCTGCCAGAAACTTCATCAGCGTTATCCAGATTTAGGTTTTGTCATTGCCTTGGTGAATGATAAGCGTCGCGCGCAGTTTGAAGCCGCGTGGCAGGAATTTGCCCCTGAATTAGATTTTAAGCTGATTGATGGGACAGCAAGAACCGTCATTACGGCTGCGGATGCCGTTCTGCTGGCTTCCGGGACCGTGGCATTAGAGTGTATGCTGGTAAACCGCCCCATGGTCGTTGGCTATCGTTTTAATGCTGTGACCAATTTCTTAGCCAAGCGATTGGTTAAAACAAAATATGTATCGCTACCGAATATCCTTGCCGATGAAGAGATTGTTAAAGAATTACTGTTGGATCAATGCACGGTAGAAAACCTGTACCGTGAAGTTTGCGCTTTATTCGATGGAGATAATCATCTGATGCAAAGCAAGTTCACAGAAATTCACCAGTTAATTCGCAAAAATGCAGACAAACAGGCCGCAAATGCGGTATTAAACCTGATAGAGCGATAG
- the fabZ gene encoding 3-hydroxyacyl-ACP dehydratase FabZ — protein sequence MDITEIQKLLPHRYPFLLIDRVTDYEEGKYLVGLKNVSFNEPQFTGHFPQLPVFPGVMILEAMAQATGLLAFKTFGAPKENELYYFASIDNAKFRKPVSPGDQLVIEVEFLKDRRGIALFTGVAKVDGEVVCSAELKCARREF from the coding sequence ATGGATATCACTGAGATTCAGAAACTCCTTCCACATCGTTACCCATTTTTGCTGATTGATCGCGTAACGGATTATGAGGAAGGGAAGTATTTAGTTGGCTTGAAAAATGTTTCATTCAATGAGCCTCAGTTCACTGGACATTTTCCTCAGTTACCGGTGTTTCCGGGAGTCATGATTCTTGAAGCGATGGCTCAGGCAACAGGTCTGCTTGCATTTAAAACTTTTGGCGCGCCAAAAGAGAATGAGCTGTATTATTTTGCTAGTATTGATAATGCGAAGTTTCGCAAACCTGTCTCTCCGGGAGATCAGTTAGTCATCGAAGTGGAATTCCTGAAAGATCGTCGGGGCATTGCACTATTCACCGGTGTGGCAAAAGTTGATGGTGAAGTCGTTTGTTCTGCGGAACTAAAATGCGCTCGTAGAGAGTTTTAG
- the accA gene encoding acetyl-CoA carboxylase carboxyl transferase subunit alpha produces MSLNFLEFEKPIAELEAKIEALRDVSRHGGSTSVDLDKEIEQLENKSIELKKKIFSDLGAWQVAQLARHPQRPYTLDYIKHVFTDFDELAGDRAYADDKAIVGGMARLDGQPVMVIGHQKGRETREKVKRNFGMPKPEGYRKALRLMEMAERFNMPIITFIDTAGAYPGLGAEERGQSEAIATNLKVMSSLKVPVICNVVGEGGSGGALAIGVGDYVNMLQYSTYSVISPEGCASILWRDSDKAPQAAEAMGLTAPRLKELGLIDEVIEEPLGGAHSNHQQMAQQMKATLQKQLQELRQFDQDILLDRRYQRLMSYGYC; encoded by the coding sequence ATGAGCCTGAATTTTCTAGAATTTGAAAAACCAATTGCAGAACTTGAAGCGAAAATCGAAGCGTTACGAGATGTTTCCCGTCATGGCGGGAGTACCTCTGTTGATCTCGATAAAGAGATCGAACAGCTAGAAAATAAAAGCATCGAGCTGAAGAAAAAAATCTTTAGTGATTTAGGCGCATGGCAAGTCGCTCAATTAGCCCGCCACCCTCAGCGTCCTTACACTTTGGACTATATCAAACATGTCTTTACTGATTTTGATGAACTGGCTGGTGATCGTGCCTATGCAGATGATAAAGCGATTGTTGGTGGTATGGCGCGTTTGGATGGTCAGCCGGTGATGGTGATTGGTCATCAGAAAGGTCGGGAAACGCGCGAAAAAGTGAAACGTAACTTTGGGATGCCAAAACCTGAAGGTTATCGTAAAGCGCTGCGTCTGATGGAAATGGCAGAGCGTTTTAACATGCCGATTATTACATTTATTGACACGGCGGGTGCTTATCCCGGTCTTGGTGCGGAAGAACGTGGACAATCAGAAGCGATTGCGACCAATCTTAAAGTGATGTCCAGTTTGAAAGTACCAGTCATTTGTAATGTGGTTGGTGAAGGCGGTTCCGGTGGTGCTTTGGCTATTGGTGTCGGTGATTATGTCAACATGCTGCAGTATTCAACCTATTCGGTTATTTCCCCTGAAGGGTGTGCTTCTATTTTGTGGCGTGATTCAGATAAAGCACCTCAAGCAGCAGAAGCGATGGGACTGACTGCGCCACGTCTAAAAGAGCTGGGGCTGATCGATGAAGTCATCGAAGAACCTTTAGGCGGCGCGCATAGCAATCATCAGCAAATGGCCCAGCAAATGAAAGCGACGTTACAAAAACAGTTGCAGGAGCTGCGTCAGTTTGATCAGGATATTTTATTAGATCGCCGCTATCAGCGACTCATGAGCTACGGTTATTGTTAA
- a CDS encoding OmpH family outer membrane protein has protein sequence MRNHIKAISVGLAVLSLSCVSLAAEAAQKIGYINTARVFQQLPQREVVLQKMKQEFQDKAAELQSIRAEAKEKVEKLKRDSSLMSESDVEKLRIEIGQLDSKFKIKSQALEQASSKREAEEKGKLLKVIHDAVEKIAQKEGFDMVIDTQVMQYGKPEYDLSDKVIKALK, from the coding sequence GTGAGGAATCATATCAAAGCAATCAGTGTTGGTTTAGCTGTTTTGAGTCTGTCATGTGTTAGTTTAGCAGCGGAAGCTGCGCAGAAGATTGGCTACATCAATACTGCAAGAGTGTTCCAACAACTTCCTCAAAGAGAGGTTGTTCTGCAGAAAATGAAGCAAGAATTTCAGGATAAAGCCGCTGAGCTACAAAGCATTCGGGCCGAAGCAAAAGAGAAAGTTGAAAAACTGAAAAGAGACAGCTCATTAATGAGTGAAAGTGACGTTGAGAAACTTCGTATCGAAATTGGACAGCTTGATAGTAAGTTCAAAATTAAGTCTCAGGCACTAGAACAAGCTTCTTCGAAAAGAGAAGCGGAAGAAAAAGGTAAACTGCTGAAAGTTATCCATGATGCGGTAGAGAAAATTGCTCAGAAAGAAGGTTTTGATATGGTCATTGATACACAGGTTATGCAATATGGCAAACCAGAATATGACCTATCAGACAAGGTTATTAAAGCGTTGAAATAA
- the dnaE gene encoding DNA polymerase III subunit alpha, translating to MSDPKFIHLRVHSDFSMIDGLSKVPPLVKKVAEMGMPAMALTDFTNLCGLVKFYSTAHNCGVKPIIGADFSVQSQAFGDDLTRLTLLAADNTGYKNLTWLISQAYLRGHVQHQPVIDQEWLAEHSAGLIVLSGGKNGDIGQALLKGNQKLVEQCVDFYQAHFPDRFYLELIRTGRLDEETYLHFAIELAEQHDLPVVATNEVVFLSRELFEAHEIRVAIHDGYTMDDPRRPKHYSEQQYLRSEDEMCELFKDIPEALTNSVEIAKRCNVTVRLGEYFLPNFPTEGMNIDDFLVKKSQEGLEARLEFLFPDPQERQEKRPAYDERLQIELDVINQMGFPGYFLIVMEFIQWSKDNDIPVGPGRGSGAGSLVAYALKITDLDPLEYDLLFERFLNPERVSMPDFDVDFCMDKRDRVIEHVAEMYGRDAVSQIITFGTMAAKAVIRDVGRVLGHPFGFVDRISKLVPPDPGMTLEKAFKAEPALQELYDADEEVRELIDKCRILEGCTRNAGKHAGGVVISPTTITDFAPIYCDPEGHYPVTQFDKNDVETAGLVKFDFLGLRTLTIIDWALGLINPRLEKRGEPPVRIEAIPLADSQSFRNLQNSETTAVFQLESRGMKDLIKRLQPDCFEDIIALVALFRPGPLQSGMVDNFIDRKHGREPISYPDEKWQHESLKEILEPTYGIILYQEQVMQIAQVLAGYTLGGADMLRRAMGKKKPEEMAKQRAIFEQGAINNGIDGELAMKIFDLVEKFAGYGFNKSHSAAYALVSYQTLWLKTHYPAEFMAAVMTADMDNTEKVVGLVDECIRMNLTVLPPDINSGLYRFNVDDQGAIVYGIGAIKGVGEGPIDAILEARNAGGHFKDLFDFCARVDLKRVNKRVIEKLIYAGALDRLGPHRAAMMASLDDAVKAASQHRQAESFGQTDMFGVLTDAPEAVEQRYTQVPPWPEKVWLEGERDTLGLYLTGHPVNAYLKELKYYTDCRLKDMTPTRRDQSLKVAGLVIAARVMTTKRGSRIGILTLDDRSGRLEAMLFSDALEQYAELLEKDKILVLNGQVSFDDFNGGLKMTVREVMDLDSAREKYAKSLSLSITQTQIDEPFFERFSRILEPHRSGSVPIHIYYQRVDARAKLTLGTEWRVTPNDTLLDELKQLLGPGQVELEFN from the coding sequence ATGTCAGACCCTAAATTTATCCATCTCAGAGTTCATAGTGATTTTTCTATGATTGATGGGCTGTCAAAAGTGCCACCTTTAGTCAAGAAGGTTGCAGAGATGGGAATGCCGGCGATGGCGTTAACCGATTTTACCAACCTGTGTGGGCTGGTAAAATTTTATAGTACCGCCCACAACTGCGGCGTGAAGCCGATCATTGGCGCTGATTTTTCAGTGCAGTCGCAAGCCTTCGGCGATGATCTGACCCGTTTGACATTGCTTGCTGCCGATAATACCGGCTATAAGAATCTGACTTGGCTTATCTCACAAGCCTATCTGCGCGGACACGTCCAGCATCAACCCGTCATTGACCAGGAATGGTTAGCTGAACATTCGGCTGGCTTAATTGTTCTGTCCGGCGGTAAAAATGGCGATATCGGTCAGGCATTACTGAAAGGCAACCAGAAGCTTGTCGAGCAGTGTGTCGACTTTTATCAGGCTCATTTCCCAGATCGCTTTTATCTTGAGTTGATCCGGACCGGCCGTCTTGATGAAGAAACGTATCTGCATTTTGCCATCGAGTTGGCAGAGCAGCATGATCTCCCTGTCGTCGCAACCAACGAAGTGGTCTTTTTAAGCCGGGAACTGTTTGAAGCGCATGAAATTCGGGTCGCGATTCATGATGGCTATACCATGGATGATCCGCGCAGACCCAAACACTACAGTGAACAGCAATATCTTCGCAGTGAAGATGAAATGTGCGAGCTGTTCAAAGATATTCCTGAGGCGCTGACAAACAGTGTCGAAATCGCAAAGCGTTGTAATGTGACCGTGCGGTTAGGGGAGTATTTCCTGCCGAATTTCCCGACAGAAGGCATGAATATCGATGACTTTTTAGTGAAAAAGTCACAAGAAGGTCTGGAAGCGCGGCTTGAATTTCTCTTCCCTGATCCACAGGAGCGGCAGGAAAAGCGTCCGGCGTATGATGAGCGTTTACAGATTGAACTGGACGTGATCAACCAGATGGGGTTCCCCGGTTACTTCCTGATCGTGATGGAGTTTATTCAGTGGTCCAAAGATAATGATATTCCCGTGGGACCCGGTCGAGGCTCCGGTGCCGGCTCTCTGGTCGCTTACGCGCTGAAAATTACTGACTTGGATCCTCTGGAATACGATCTGCTTTTCGAACGTTTTCTGAACCCAGAGCGGGTCTCAATGCCCGACTTTGATGTCGATTTCTGTATGGATAAACGGGATCGGGTGATCGAGCACGTGGCCGAAATGTACGGTCGGGATGCGGTGTCTCAGATCATTACCTTCGGTACCATGGCAGCCAAAGCCGTTATTCGGGATGTCGGACGGGTTTTGGGACATCCATTTGGCTTTGTTGACCGGATTTCTAAGCTGGTGCCACCTGATCCGGGAATGACGCTGGAAAAAGCGTTTAAAGCTGAGCCAGCGTTGCAAGAACTCTATGATGCCGATGAAGAAGTCCGCGAGCTGATTGATAAATGCCGGATTCTGGAAGGTTGTACCCGTAATGCGGGTAAACATGCCGGTGGGGTTGTTATTTCACCAACGACAATCACCGATTTTGCACCAATCTATTGTGATCCGGAAGGTCATTATCCGGTGACTCAGTTCGATAAAAACGATGTTGAGACGGCCGGACTGGTTAAGTTCGACTTTTTGGGACTGCGGACACTGACGATTATTGACTGGGCGCTGGGCCTGATCAATCCAAGGCTGGAAAAACGGGGCGAACCGCCGGTGCGTATCGAAGCGATTCCGCTGGCTGACTCTCAATCATTCCGCAACCTGCAAAATTCAGAAACTACCGCGGTATTCCAGCTCGAATCCCGAGGGATGAAAGATCTGATTAAACGGCTTCAGCCGGACTGTTTCGAAGATATTATCGCATTGGTGGCGTTATTCCGTCCCGGGCCTTTGCAGTCAGGGATGGTGGATAACTTTATTGACCGGAAGCATGGACGCGAGCCGATCTCTTATCCTGATGAAAAATGGCAGCACGAGTCGCTCAAAGAAATTCTTGAACCGACATATGGCATCATCCTTTATCAGGAACAGGTCATGCAAATCGCTCAGGTTTTGGCTGGCTATACCTTGGGTGGTGCGGATATGTTGCGCCGCGCAATGGGGAAAAAGAAGCCGGAAGAAATGGCGAAGCAGCGGGCGATATTTGAGCAGGGCGCGATCAATAACGGTATTGATGGCGAACTGGCGATGAAAATCTTTGACTTGGTAGAGAAATTCGCCGGTTATGGGTTTAACAAATCGCACTCGGCAGCCTATGCACTTGTCTCCTATCAGACGCTATGGCTGAAGACACATTATCCGGCTGAGTTTATGGCCGCAGTGATGACTGCGGATATGGATAACACCGAAAAAGTGGTCGGTCTGGTCGATGAATGTATCCGTATGAATCTGACGGTGCTGCCGCCGGATATTAATTCAGGGCTCTATCGATTTAATGTCGATGATCAGGGCGCTATCGTGTACGGTATCGGGGCAATCAAAGGAGTTGGTGAAGGCCCGATTGACGCGATTCTCGAAGCCCGTAATGCTGGCGGACATTTTAAAGACTTATTTGATTTTTGTGCGCGCGTTGATCTCAAACGAGTCAATAAGCGAGTGATTGAGAAACTGATTTATGCCGGTGCGCTTGATCGTCTCGGACCACACCGCGCAGCCATGATGGCTTCTCTGGACGATGCGGTTAAAGCTGCCAGTCAGCACCGTCAGGCTGAATCATTTGGTCAGACAGATATGTTTGGTGTATTGACCGATGCGCCTGAAGCGGTCGAACAACGATATACTCAAGTACCGCCATGGCCGGAAAAAGTATGGCTGGAAGGTGAAAGAGATACGCTGGGACTTTATTTAACCGGGCACCCGGTGAATGCATACCTGAAGGAGCTTAAGTATTATACGGATTGTCGGTTAAAGGACATGACGCCAACCCGACGTGATCAGTCACTGAAAGTCGCGGGCTTAGTGATTGCCGCACGGGTGATGACGACCAAACGAGGCTCTCGTATCGGAATACTGACTTTGGATGACCGTTCCGGTCGATTAGAAGCAATGTTATTCTCTGATGCGCTGGAACAGTATGCAGAATTGCTGGAAAAAGATAAAATTCTGGTCCTGAACGGACAGGTCAGCTTTGATGACTTCAATGGTGGGCTTAAAATGACGGTCCGCGAAGTGATGGATTTAGATTCAGCACGAGAAAAATATGCCAAGAGTTTGTCTTTATCAATCACTCAAACGCAGATTGATGAACCATTTTTTGAGCGTTTCAGCCGTATTCTGGAACCTCACCGCTCCGGCAGTGTACCCATACATATTTATTATCAGCGGGTTGATGCCAGAGCGAAATTGACCCTAGGTACAGAATGGCGCGTGACGCCGAATGATACATTGCTGGATGAACTGAAACAATTGCTTGGCCCCGGCCAAGTTGAACTCGAATTTAACTAA
- the lpxD gene encoding UDP-3-O-(3-hydroxymyristoyl)glucosamine N-acyltransferase — MVKLTLAELADITDGEIIGDPTVTVSAVAPMNTAKEGDITFLSNPKYAKHLGSCQASVIMVKDSHQSLCPKNVLVVNDPYVAFAKVAQALDTTPAPASGIAASAVIADDVVLGTNVSIGANSVIESGVVLGDNVIIGAGCFIGQQAEIGSHTRLWANVSIYHRVIIGSDCLIQSGAVIGSDGFGYANEKGEWIKIPQLGTVRIGNRVEIGASTTIDRGTLDDTVIEDNVILDNQMQIAHNVHIGYGTAMAGGTIIAGSTTIGKYCIIGGASVINGHIEIADGVTITGMAMVMRSLSEKGVYSSGIPLQPNKEWRKTAARVLRIDDMHKRLKAVEQQLEQQVES; from the coding sequence ATGGTAAAACTGACATTAGCCGAGCTGGCAGATATCACCGATGGTGAAATAATTGGCGACCCGACCGTTACGGTAAGTGCTGTCGCACCGATGAATACGGCAAAAGAAGGTGATATCACTTTCTTATCCAATCCTAAATATGCGAAGCATTTAGGCAGTTGTCAGGCATCGGTGATTATGGTCAAGGATTCGCATCAGTCTCTTTGTCCGAAGAATGTATTGGTTGTCAATGACCCGTATGTTGCTTTTGCAAAAGTAGCTCAAGCTCTGGATACAACTCCGGCACCAGCATCCGGAATTGCGGCATCGGCTGTGATTGCTGATGATGTCGTTCTGGGAACCAATGTCTCGATTGGTGCAAATTCTGTCATCGAATCCGGAGTCGTTTTAGGTGATAATGTTATCATTGGCGCGGGTTGCTTTATTGGGCAACAGGCAGAGATTGGCAGTCATACCCGCTTGTGGGCCAATGTCAGTATTTACCATCGGGTTATTATTGGCTCTGATTGTTTAATTCAATCAGGGGCCGTCATCGGTTCTGATGGTTTTGGCTATGCCAATGAGAAAGGGGAATGGATTAAAATTCCTCAGTTGGGAACCGTCAGAATTGGCAACCGTGTTGAGATCGGTGCATCAACGACCATTGACCGGGGGACGCTCGATGATACGGTGATTGAGGATAATGTTATCCTCGATAACCAGATGCAAATCGCACATAACGTGCACATCGGATATGGTACCGCAATGGCTGGTGGTACGATTATTGCCGGAAGTACAACGATCGGAAAATATTGTATTATTGGTGGCGCTTCGGTCATCAATGGGCACATTGAAATTGCTGATGGGGTTACGATTACCGGCATGGCGATGGTGATGCGCAGTCTTTCTGAAAAAGGGGTTTATTCTTCAGGAATTCCTCTCCAGCCGAATAAAGAGTGGCGCAAGACGGCTGCACGAGTGCTGCGGATTGACGATATGCATAAACGGCTGAAAGCCGTTGAACAACAGTTAGAGCAGCAAGTGGAATCTTAA